CACCCGCCCCGACTACAGCGCCGACGATCAGAGAAAGTATGATGGACACAATCGTTTCAGTAGAAATGGGAGTCACCCCCTTCTTAAATTTCGCCCGGTCAGATCCGCTTGGATCGAGACGGACACACCATGGCACGTCACAGACAACGGACACGATTCGGACATGTGCGGTGATGACGAAGGAAGGGCTTAGGAGACGAGAAATCGCTTCACTTGGAAGTACAGGCATTCATCAGGATACAACTTCCTAACCTGCCGGGTTCCGCTGTTTGCCTTTGCCTCGCACTCCTCAGTCAACCACACGAGGCGGCGAACAACACAGCTCTAGACGCTGGATCATCCCCCTGTCCGGCCGGCATTTGCCGTGATCGTAGTGCGCCTTGCGCATCTGCCCGTCCTAAGGTGAACCGGCATGATCGACTATCCACGATCCGCAAATTGCACACCCCTTGAACAAACACTTCGTATCCCTTCAGAACAACACTGCCTGTGGCTTTCTTGACACGTATTTCCAAGTCATTCAACGGTTCAACGCTATGCCCTTACCTCATCCACCGATACTGACATATCTACACGATAACAAAGGGACTCTTTGAAAGCAAGGCGAATCACCGCTATCGGAAGAGCGACGACGGCATCTGCTCCTCGATCGATTCCATTAAGGTCACCATCCGCCGTTCGACATCGGCCTCGCCCTGAACCCGCTTCTTCTCGGACTCGAAGAGTTGGTGAGCTAAATTAATCGCGGTGAGCACGGCTAGTTTCGAGGGTGTCGTGGTCTTCATTCCCTCCGCGAGGTGCTTCATATGGTCGTCGACAAAATGAGCCAGCCGACGGACATAGGCATCATCGCTGTCTCCGGTGATGGCATAGCGGTGACCATAAATTTCCACATCGATGGTCTTAGTCAATGGCCACCTCCCTTGGATCCTCGATACACTCGAGCAGCTCAATCTCGCTCATGACTTTTTCGATTCGCGTCTTGATATCAGTTCGCTCCACTTCCCATCTGCGATTCACGTCATCCTGCTGGGCCAACTGCTGGCGAGCCGCCTTGAGTTCTTCCTCCAAGAGTCCGTTCTTTCGTTTGAGCTCTTGAACGAGCTTGACCAGGTCACGAATTCGCGTTTCGAGCGCATCCATTCGATCCAGCGACATAATCATCCCCTCTTGGTTAGAGGCCACAACAGAGTGTGGCGCACTATAAAAATTTCACAAGATCCTGTCAAGAAACGGTTTTGGGGGCACCGTATAAGCGGAGATACTCCTTGTAACTACGGAGCACCCGTTTGACGTATTGCCGGGTCTCTTGGTACTGAATCAGTTCTACGAACTCATCTTCACTTCGACCGCGATACGTCTCCGCCCAAGTCCCCACGACAACCGGACCGGCGTT
The Candidatus Nitrospira nitrosa DNA segment above includes these coding regions:
- a CDS encoding cell division protein ZapA, with product MTKTIDVEIYGHRYAITGDSDDAYVRRLAHFVDDHMKHLAEGMKTTTPSKLAVLTAINLAHQLFESEKKRVQGEADVERRMVTLMESIEEQMPSSLFR